The sequence AGACAGAAACGGAGGCTCAGCACCACGTACCCAGGCTATCAAGTGGCATCACTGGGTCTGGAACCCTCACCTGCCTATTTTGAAGCCCAGCACGATTTCAGGGAAACACAGCctatcccatcccccactcccgCCAGGGCTGCCTGCTTCACGGTCAgtcctctctgccccctccctgcccctgccttccAGTCAAGGTGATTCTGGACAAATACTACTTCCTCTGCGGGCAGCCTCTCCACTTCATCTCAAGGAGGCAAGTGTGTGATGGCCAGCAGGACTGTGCCTCTGGGGAGGACGAGCAGCACTGTGTCAAGACCTTCCCTGATGGGTCCCCAGTGGCAGGTGagtccaggggctggagggaccAGGGGGGAGGGCACAGCAGGAAACCAGCTCAGGTCCCCCTGGGTTCAAGGCACAGCATCTGCCAACTGACTGGTCAGTTTCCATCCCTGCTGCAAGGTTCGTAAGAGCAACAGGACTAGATTCCCAGTACTTAACACGGAGCAAGTACTCGGTGAAAATGAGGAACAGATGCAGGCTAGAAGGGACAGGAAATTGTAACATAGCCTGCCTCCTTCTGCTACACTGGGGTGGAACTGAGGCATGCAGCTGGATTGGATAACGCTGGGGAGTTCCCTCCTTTCTATGACATCTGTTCTTTCAAGAGGACTAGAAAAGTGGGTGTCAGGCCATTAACTATTGATCCTTCTATCCATTAGGTGTTTATTGTAGCCTGCTATGTAACAAGACTGAGCTAGGTCCTTCAAAGGACTAGAAGAGGTTTCCAACAAAAACTCACGTTCTTTTCATATGGGGCTGGCCCAGCTTCATTCACCTAGTACTTGGGCTCTGGAGAGAAAAGTCAGCCAGGAGatgggtgttggggggggggggttgacgGGCAGGACGAAGTGACTTCTTgcacatatcctttttttttttttttaatcagaagtcAAATGTCTATGGGCACCGGCCATCCTACTGCCAATAATACTTCCCTCTCAACCTCCTCCCTCAGTGAGAAGTCCCCCAGGCTAGGCAGGCCATGAGGACCATGGGTAGAGTCACCATAGATCACCAAAACTGGTATCTGTAAGAATAAAATGGAGAGCTGCTGGTAATTCTACCAAGACAAGAGGTCCACAAGGAGGTTCCTTCCAGGACATCTGGTCACCCTCGCTACCACTGAAATAAGGCTCAATCAGGCAAAGCCAAACAGAAGAACATCCTTTGAAATTGAAAGGGTTGGTTTTCTGTAGTGCTCTACGGTCTGGGTGTAGGGAGGTTGTGCTGGTCCCATGATGAATTCTGAGGGAGATGGGCCAGACAGATCCCTGCCCTGGATCTGACCCAGGTTTTTCCCCTCTCAGTCCGCCTCTCCAGGGACCGATCCACCCTCCAAGTGCTGGACCCGGCCACACGGAGCTGGGCCTCTGCCTGCTTTGACAACTTCACAGAAGCTCTGGCCAAGACAGCCTGTGGGCAGATGGGTTATGCCAGGTACCCGGCCCCAGCCTCCAGAGGCTGTCCCCTAACCCCTAcgacctccttcctccttcctcttttcctccctcccttcctaaaAATATAGATACAGAAGTCAGACAGAACTGCTCTTGAACCTGAGCATAGAACCAACATGAAGTTCAATCTCCTAAACCCCGGTTTCCTCAAGGGTTAATTGGGGCAAGTACTGGCAATGTCATAGGAGAGCTATCAGGTGCAGCGAGAGAATGTAAGCCTCACCACGCACCCCCAACACCATGCTGGCTCCTCGAGACCCTCACTCCTTCACAGCTCAACAAGAAGCTGCCCTGCCCCAGAGTATAATACTTACTTATTCAATGTCCCATTGATTAAAACTCAGTTTAAACAAACCTGATTCCATCAAGGCCCCATCAGCAATCACAGCTCTGCCAGCAAATTTCTATAGCAGCTCCAAAGCTTCAGTGGTGAAGAGTTATATAATCATAAGGGTGATCTGCTTGATGCATTATATTCATTTGATCTTGGCAAAAACCAAAAGGGTCGTTACTACTGTATCTATTTTAGAAACAGGTTCAGGAAAGATAAGTAACTCGCCTGgtaggagctggggagggagaggcttgGGGGCTGTGCCCAAGCCCCCTATCAGGAGTTCTCGCAGCATCTCTGTTTCCAGCTTGGGTAATTCTCTCCTCCCCAGGCCTTCCCTATAAAGGGAAGAGAAGTGAGGCCACCGACCACTCAGAGAGCATAaccagagaggagggaaaagaaccCATTTATTCAGCTGCAGAGTGGGGCAGGTCCCCAAGGACTCTAGGAAACTGGTCTAGGCAGAAATGAGAATTGCTAGGCAGACACCGTCACTCAATCACGGAACTCTCTTCCGTCCCTTAAAGCAGCCTCCAGGTCCTTTTTCAGTAAATGCTCCCGGCAGCATTACTGATCCATCAGACCTTGGGGCCCCCTGTGCTCTCTGGTTATCAGGCCTCTCTGCTGCTCAACAATCTCCATGTGGCACAGTTGGGCTGCTTATGCCTGGCCCCTGCTCTTACCCCTCCTCCAGCAGCAGCCAGGCCTCCCCTGCAGCAAGCCCCTCCTCCTCACTGCAGTCCAGCCACTGCAGCATCTTCAGGGCCCAGTGCCACGGGCAGCACCATGGGCAGCACCGCGAGCTGCGGCTGCCTTATGCAACCAAGGTGTCTCCCAGGCTTCTTAAGGTAATAGGATGCTAACGTTTCTGCCCTTCTGGAGTACACTAATGCACCAAACCAGCTGGCTTCTTGAGTTCTACAGAATCAAAGCCGGTCAGAATTATTCATTAGGATGTAATGGGTGAACACAGCTTAGCTTTCCAGGGACTATCCGTTTCCACCACTGTCCCTCCTTCCACGTCTCAGATTTCTctactctctccttcctccacctaGATAAGAAGTCCTTTTTGTCCCAGGACCATAAACCTGAGATGGCTCAATATGGGAGAGGCTCTAGAGATCAGGGGGTCCACCTCTCATTCtacagagggagaaagtgaggctTAAGGAAACCCAAGGAAGGGTGTGACCTGTCAAGGTTACACATCAGGCTAATGTCAGAGGCAGGACAAGAGCCTCCATCTCCAGGATTCTGAAACCCAGTACCGCCACACCCAGGCCCTTCTAGGTGTACCGGGCCCATCAGGAGTGCACAACTCCTGCCCGGGAATGTGAGAGCATCAGTGGCCAGTAACCCCATGCCTCAGTCATCCTGAACCCTGCACACAGAACCAGCATTAGCATAGCTGAATGGGGAAGAACAGACGATCAGGACAATAGGATGactcagggaagacttcctggaggagctAAAACTTAAACCCAAGGTTTGAAATTAGACAAACACGGATCAGTGGAGAGAAAGAGGGTGGGTGCTCCAAGGGAGAGACTCTTCTGGACTCATGTGAAGATTGATCTCATCCTGTCCTACCTCCAAGGGAGCCATAAAGTACCCCTCCTACCCAATTCAGCCCAGATGCCTTGTTCAGAAAACCAGATATCCACATTTTAATTCCCTGGCTATGACCCAGGAGAAAATATCCTATGACATTTGAAATAGGGTTATAGCTGGGAGTTAGGAAAGCATGTCCATAACTTGTCCAGAGTTCTGGGAAAGCAAGACCACATCAGCATTGTGCCCAGATCTGAGTCCTGGGACACATTCTTTCCCACCGCAGCCCCTGGGAGTGGGGGCTACTCCTGACATCTCCTAACCTCCTGCCCTAGCTcacgtgtctctctctctctctctctctctcccaatgtGAGCAGCAAACCCACCTTCAAAGCTGTGCAGATTGGCCCAGACCAAAATCTGGATGTTGTTGGAATCACAGAAAATGGCCAAGAACTTCAGGTGCAAAACCTAAGTGGGTAAGTGGGAGGACGGCCCCTGGCCCACGAGAGGCTCACATATGGAGGCTGCCATCGGGGCTGTAGGCAGCCAGCCCAAGCAGGTGCAGCAAGGGGAATATAAGTCAGACCACAGGAAGAACTCCAGGCCATGCAGACTGTCAGATACCAAGAGCTAGAGAATCAGATTTCTGAGAGGTTTTCTGGGTTGACTccatttttcatataaaacagACAGCTGGTATCATGTCCACGTATGGGTGGCCTTCTCAtccaagaataaaagagaaaaattttcctACTGCTTTACACTCCCAATTAAACCCAACGAAAAATTTTCCTACTGCTTTACACTCCCAATTAAACCCAACAGGCAAGATTCCAAAGGCCACTCTGTCCATCCCGCCACTTACCCAGGCCAGGGTAAGGCCTCTCCATGTTCCCAGCTCTCCAGAGAAAAGGCCCCACAGCCTCTGGCAGCGGCCtgttcctctgcctccccaccccacatgaCAGCTCAGCATCTAGAGAAAAATGGTCACACGGCAGCAGAGAGTACCGGAAAGGATGCTGGCTCTCTAGCATTCGGGGCTGCTGCTGAGGGCTGCTCATTCTccagagagtaaatcttaaaaagaaccaagatggtAGCAGAAGGATCGTGTGCCTGTAATTCCACTGAAATCCCCCTTTTCGTTCATTTGAAAAGCGCACAGTGTTACAGACACTGTTCCAGGCTCTGCTCTCCCATCCACTCCAGGATGCCAAGGGCTCGGGTTGGGCTCGGACACAGGCAGGGCCCAGCACATTGTGAGTCCTTAAAATCAAGGATCTTGAACCCAAGCCAACTGAATTGCACTGAACTAAATGGTCACGTGGTTTCTATATAGTACCTCAGCATGTGGATTCCAGATTTCCCGGGAAAATCTTCCAGATTTTTCGGGAAGGGGACTGGGGTCAACAGGGTCAGGGGACCGAAGTCCACACCTCCCACAGAAACCTCAAGGCCCTGTGTCTCCCTTCCAGACCCTGTCTCTCAGGCTCCTTGGTCTCCCTGCACTGCCTTGGTGAGTACGCCCCATCTCTGAGGGTTTGGGCCCTGGGCCAGCAAAGAGTGGGGAGAAAGACCTTCATCCTCATTCTTAAATCTCTCAGACTCTAAGTTTCTCTCTGTTTTGTCCCAAACTTACTTCCTTCAGTCTTGGGTTTGTAGGAAGTGCTCCTTCAAGGAGTTtataacagagagagacagagaacagagagaaagaaaaagatgcaaGACCACAGCTGGGCGATGCCAGACTGAACAGAGCTCATAGCTGACTGCCACAGAGAGACCCAGGCACCAGTCCCACTGGCTTCCAGTGTGACCTTGAGTAATTCACCTGACCCTTCTGAGGTTCCTCTTCCCAAGAAAGCCTTTTGTCCAACTGCCCCAGAAGATCCTtacagagaacagaagagaaaacaagctCTGTGACCCAGCTTGTCCTCCCAGACTTGTGGAAGAACTGAACAGAACCTGCCAGGCTGGCTAGATACTGGATAGGCGGAATGGAACAGGGCCACTGTCACTGCCTTTGCCGTTGGGTAGTATATAGGCTTCCCTGTTGGATGTTAAGACGTTCTATCATGAGCACGTGATGCCCACAATCCCTGGTGTGTGGTGGCTAGCTAGTGAATGACTGAACCATTAGTCACATCATCTATGCTCTGAGCTGAATGGCCCTGATGTCACAGGGAGGTTGGAGTCACAGATCTTCCCTTGAGGAGCTGTCAGTCTTAACAGGAAGACCAAagcacaaaggaaatgaaagacagGCCAACACTGGGAGCAGGCTATGGAAATTCCAGGATGCGGGTGGGGGAGTCTCCAGGGATTGGGTGGCCCCCAGGGGGTGGTACCCAGGCTAAACACTGAGCTGTAGGCTCCCAAAAGGGAAGGACCacatctgtctgtctttcttgTCCTCTACTCTCCTCCCAGCATCCCTGAACACAGTAGGCACTTAATTCAAATTTGCTGAATGGATCAATGGTTTAGATAAATAGCAATAGGACAGCATCTCAGGGATGGGGGTTTCCTCAAGCAAAAGCAGAACAACTTTTTAGGGAGCTACACAAGCAGATCGATTTGGCTAGACGGAAACTTCAGACAAGGACAGTAGGCAGCTGCCAGAAGGACTTTAAACTCTGCTCTAGAAAGAAAGATGCCTCGGCGCTGTGAGGGAGCAAGGAGACACGGAGAAAGCAGATTTTGGAATAACAAGTATCTGAAAAGCCCCTGGCTGGCATAGGCCCAGAAAGAATGGCAGCCTTTTACTGAGAGAACCACCACTGTGGCCATGACCACCAGGACTGGAGAgactggagggcagggagatgggaatgAGGCTTTTACCAGAGCTTTAGGGCCATGATGGAAAAGCCAAGGACAGTGGCATATGGAAGAGCATAGGATGTCAAATTGGGAAACTTACTCATCACAGGGGAAGGGACTTGGAAAAAGGTGAGTTTAGGATAGGAAGATCTAgtatctggaatgttcttcccagTTCCGGCTCCCAGAGCAGTTTGTGGGCATCTGCTTGCCAATATTCCGCAGGAGCGGCTGGGACACTCCACCTGGGCAGGACTTTTGTACTTCTCTATCACCTGTGGTTTGAAGGCCATGAATTCCCAGCACAATGGATACACCCATGTTCACAATATAAACACATCCAAAGCCCAACAAAGGAGATGGAGATTGGGAAAAAGTCTATGGTCTGAGACACCAGCTCCCTAAgaataactcaaaatgggtggTCCTCCCCAACCCTCCAGGTCCCAGTCATAAGGGCCCTGCTCTAAGGGAACTGACTCAGGGCTCCAAGGGGAGGCAGTCCATCCCTCAAGagcctgactcctgatttcttccccctccctgctgACTCCAGCCTGTGGGGACAGCCTGAAGGCCCCTCGGGTAGTGGGCGGGGAGGCGGCCTCTGTGGATTCTTGGCCTTGGCAGGTCAGCATCCAGTACAACAAACAACACATCTGTGGAGGGAGCATTCTGGACCCCTACTGGATCCTCACGGCAGCCCACTGTTTCAGGTAAGGCTGCACCACAAGGAAGCCTTGGGGGCTCAAAGCCTTGGAGGGGCCTAAGTATCCAGgttccctgcctcccagcctgttTTCCAAACCCCTaccctctctttcccctccctctaaAGAACACGTCCTTGGGTGTGGCCACCCCCAATGAGACACTGAACATCCTTTGTTAGCCACCCAGGGTCTGAGAAGAAGGCGCTGGTCACCAAGCTTGATCACCAAGCTTGACCTCTTCTAGTTGGGAAGCAATCAGATACCCAGGGTCCTCAGTCCAGTCCCTACTCACTCCACAGAAGCTCTTCCCATCCATCTTCCTGGAGTCCTGAGAATGTGCTCCTTCTGCCAGTCTTCTCTGGAGTGGTTCTGGGGTTGAGAGTCACTGTCACTCCCCCATTATACCCAAAAACTTAAAGCAGAAAGCATAGATTCCTTTACAAGCCAGCAGAGAAAGGCCTGCCCATACCTCTGGGAAAGGACTACTCCCAGGCCCtcttcactttccttctttcattcattcattcattcattcaatatctAATGAGTACTATATTATGTATCCGTATGCATTAGCTCTGTCAGCGCCTTAGAGGAATTCAGAGTGTTGGCCAGAGATTCTTAACCTTTGAGATATGACAAAGCTCTAAGTCCTTTCCTGGGAAACCACCCATGCACACTATGCAGGCAGGAGTGTCGGGAGGCAGACAGACAAGTGCATAATGAAACTGACAATACGAGCACCACATGAGTAGCACAGACAGTACCGGGGGCAGGAAAGTGCCAGGACCCCAGAGCTCAGGTGCTGGGAACAGCCCCTTCCCTAGCCCTCCAGTTAGAAGTTTCCTTGAGCAGGTTTCACCAGGGGAAAGGATCAAATTCCCTTTTAGAATTTGTCCTTTTGTAAGGGATTCTTCAGACCTGCTCCTTCTCTACCACTTCTGGCCTCACCATCATAACCCCCTACAGCAGGAACATTCAGCACCCCGACCCCCAGCGCCCTGGGGACCCAGCTGTGGGCAAAGACTGCACAGGCTTGGTTCAGGCCTGAACCCCGctgtctctgcccccaccccaggaagcaTCACGATGTGTCCACCTGGAAGGTGAGGGCTGGCTCAGACAAACTGGACAACTTCCCATCCCTGCCTGTGGCCAGCATCTTCGTCATTGAGCTGAACACCACGTACCCAAAAGAGAAGGACATTGCCCTCGTGAAGCTGCAGTTCCCACTCACATTCTCCGGTGAGAGGGCATGTGGGAACAGACCCCCTAGGCCAGGTTATACTCCCCTTCTGCTACTAGCTCACTACGTGGACTTGGGCATACTGCTTCTCTTCTTAAGCCCTCAGCTGTACATTTGTTTCTGGTGAATACACCAGCCTAACATCAGTGAGGGGCCATGAGA comes from Mustela erminea isolate mMusErm1 chromosome 9, mMusErm1.Pri, whole genome shotgun sequence and encodes:
- the TMPRSS4 gene encoding transmembrane protease serine 4, translating into MDPDSDQPLNSLDVTPLRKPRNPPLETFKKVGVPIIAALLSLATIIIVAVLIKVILDKYYFLCGQPLHFISRRQVCDGQQDCASGEDEQHCVKTFPDGSPVAVRLSRDRSTLQVLDPATRSWASACFDNFTEALAKTACGQMGYASKPTFKAVQIGPDQNLDVVGITENGQELQVQNLSGPCLSGSLVSLHCLACGDSLKAPRVVGGEAASVDSWPWQVSIQYNKQHICGGSILDPYWILTAAHCFRKHHDVSTWKVRAGSDKLDNFPSLPVASIFVIELNTTYPKEKDIALVKLQFPLTFSGTVRPICLPFFDEELTPATPLWVIGWGFTKQDGGKLSDTLLQASVQVIDHTRCNAEDAYQGEVTEQMLCAGILEGGVDTCQGDSGGPLMYHSDQWQVVGIVSWGHGCGGPSTPGVYTKVTAYLNWIYNVRKSES